In the Mesorhizobium sp. WSM2240 genome, TCAACAGGCTGTCGCACATATTGTGGACCGGCGCGCCGAAGCATCCGGACGCGCATGCGCGCAACGCTGTGTTCTACGGCGACAAGGCCATCGACCGCTCGCCCTGCGGCACCGGCACCTCGGCGCGCATGGCGCAGCTCCATGCCAAGGGCAGGTTGAAGGTTGGCGACGACTTCGTCCATGAATCGATCATCGGCTCGCTGTTCAAGGGGCGGGTGGAGAGCGAAACGGAAATGGGCGGGAAAAGCGCGATCATCCCGTCGATCGGGGGCTGGGCGCGCATGACCGGACTGAACACCATTTTCATCGACGACCGCGATCCGTTCGCGCACGGATTTGTCGTCAGATGAGCGGCGGAAATGCCTTGCCTGCGCTTCTCCGGCCAAATGAGTCCGATACGCCGGACGCAACAAAACCTTGTATCAGGGACACACCGCACCGGATTCTTCGATTTGAGGAAAAAGAATCTCCGGATTCGTCAAAGACATTGCGTTGGGCCAATGATAGCTTGCCGCCTAGTCCAGCGACCTTGAGCCAGAAACAACGCAAGCAGTTTGGGCAGGGGCTTGAAGGGCGGACCCGCTGCAAAATGACGTTGCAATCCGGGCTCGAAACTTTAGGACTAGGGGAAAGCAAGAAAAGGAACGCGTCCACGTGGCGACGTTCCAGGGGAGCCGTTTAAATATGGAATATTTCGTCCAGCAGCTTGTCAACGGGCTGACGCTGGGATCGATCTATGGGCTGATCGCGATCGGCTATACGATGGTCTACGGCATCATCGGCATGATCAATTTCGCCCATGGCGACATCTTCATGATCGGGTCGTTCGTAGCGCTGATCGTCTTCCTGGTCCTGACCGCCGTCTTCTATTCGCTGCCGGTGGTGCTGTTCCTGCTGGTCATGATGATCGTGGCGATGCTGACCACCAGCCTCTACAACTGGACGATCGAGAAGGTCGCTTACCGGCCGCTGCGCGGCTCGTTCCGGCTGGCGCCGCTGATCACGGCGATCGGCATGTCGATCGTGCTGTCGAACTTCGTGCAGGTCACCCAGGGCCCGCGCAACAAGCCGATCCCGCCGATGATCTCCAAAGTCTACAACATTTTCGGCATCTCGGTTTCGCAGAAGCAGATCGTCATCGTCGTCGTCACCATCGCGCTGCTCGCCATCTTCTGGTACCTGGTCAACAAGACGGCGCTGGGCCGCGCCCAGAGAGCCTGCGAGCAGGACCGCAAGATGGCCGCCCTGCTCGGCATCGACGTCGACCGCACCATCTCGATCACCTTCATCATGGGCGCCTCGTTGGCGGCCGTCGCTGGCACGCTCTACCTCATGTATTACGGCGTCGTGGTGTTCTCAGACGGCTTCGTTCCGGGCGTCAAGGCGTTCACGGCCGCGGTGCTTGGCGGCATCGGCTCCATCCCCGGCGCCGTGCTTGGCGGGCTGATGATCGGCTTCATAGAATCGATGTGGTCGGCCTATTTCTCCATCGATTACAAAGATGTGGCGGCGTTCTCGATCCTCGCCATCGTGCTGATCTTCCTGCCGTCGGGCATTCTCGGCCGGCCCGAAGTGGAAAAGGTCTGACATCATGGTGCAAGCCGTTTCCACAAACCGCGTCGAGGCGGGAAGCCCCTTTCCTCGGGCAATCCGCGAGGCGCTCTATGCCGGCGCGATCTCCTTCGGCCTGTTCGTCCTTCTGGTCGGATTGAAGACCGACCAGAACATCCGCAACGAACTGATCATCGTCCAGCGCTGGGGCCTGCTGGCCATCGTCGTCGCGTTGACCATGATCGGGCGCTTCCTCTATGTCGCCTTCGTCAGCCCCGCGATCGAGGAGCGCAGGCGGACGAAGGGCAAGGCCGTTCCCGTCATCGCCGCCGAGCCGAGCTATCTCCGCCGGAACCTCATCAATCTCTCCATCGTCGGGCTGTTCCTCTATCCGGTAGTGATCGTCCTGTTCTTCGGCTTCCAGGGCTCGCTGAAATGGGTCGATAATTTCGGCATCCAGATCCTGATCTATGTAATGCTCGCCTGGGGCCTGAACATCGTCGTCGGTCTCGCCGGTCTGCTCGACCTCGGTTACGTCGCCTTCTACGCCGTCGGCGCCTATTCCTACGCGCTGCTCGGGACCGAATTCGGCTGGTCGTTCTGGATCCTGCTGCCGGCCGCCGGCGCCATGGCGGCGTTCTGGGGCGTCATTCTCGGTTTTCCGGTGCTGCGCCTGCGCGGCGACTACCTCGCCATTGTGACGCTCGCCTTCGGCGAGATCATCCGCCTCGTGCTGATCAATTGGCGCGAGGTGACCAACGGCTCGGCCGGCATTTCCGGCATCCCGAAAGTCTCGTTCTTCGGTCTGATCTCGTTCAACGTGTCGGACGACAATTACATCGCCAAAGTGTTCGACATCGCCCAATCGGGCGCCTACTACAAGATTTTCCTCTACTATCTCATCCTGTTGCTGGCGCTGCTTACCGCCTTCGTCACCATCAGGCTGCGCCGCATGCCGGTCGGTCGGGCGTGGGAAGCCTTGCGCGAGGACGAGATCGCCTGCCGCTCGCTGGGCATCAACACCACCAACACCAAGCTCACCGCCTTCGCCATCGGCGCCATGTTCGGAGGCTTCGCCGGCTCGTTCTTCGCCGCGCGGCAGGGCTTCGTCAGTCCCGAATCCTTCATCTTCCTGGAATCGGCGATCATCCTGGCCATCGTCGTTCTCGGCGGCATGGGCTCGCTGCCCGGCATCGCCGTAGCGGCGTTGGTGATGATCGGCGGCACCGAGATCCTGCGCGAGATGCAATTCCTCAAGATGATATTCGGTCCTGATTTCACACCCGAACTTTACCGAATGCTGCTCTTTGGAATGGCGATGGTCATCGTCATGATATGGAAGCCGCGCGGCTTCGTCGGCAGCCGCGAACCCACGGCCTTCCTGCACAAGAGCAAGGCCGTTGCCGGTTCCTTCACCAAGGAAGGACACGGCTGATGAATTCGGAACCGTCCATGAACACTTCGATTCTTGCGGTCGAGCATTTGTCGATGAAATTCGGCGGGTTGGTCGCGATCGGCGACCTGTCCTTCGAGGCTCGGCGCGGCGACATCACCGCGCTGATCGGCCCCAACGGGGCCGGAAAGACCACGGTCTTCAACTGCATCACCGGCTTCTACAAGCCGACCGAAGGCATGATCCGGCTGGCCGGCAGGAGCGGCCAGCAATTCCTGCTCGAACGCATGCCCGGCCACGAGATCACGGCCAAGGCCAAGGTGGCGCGCACGTTCCAGAACATCCGCCTGTTTTCGGGCATGACGCTTCTGGAGAACCTGCTGGTGGCGCAGCACAATAAATTGATGCTGGCATCAGGCTATACGGTGCTCGGCCTATTGGGCTTCAGCGGCTACCGCCGGGCGTCGGCCGAATCCATCGAAGTTGCCAAATTTTGGCTGGAAAAGGCCAATCTCATCGACCGCGCCGACGATCCCGCCGGCGACCTGCCCTATGGTGCGCAGCGGCGTCTGGAGATCGCCCGCGCAATGTGCACCGGCCCGGAGCTTCTGTGCCTGGACGAGCCGGCAGCCGGCCTCAACCCGAGGGAATCGCATGCACTCAACGCGCTGCTGATGGACATCAAGGACACCACCGGCACGTCGATCCTTTTGATCGAGCACGACATGTCGGTGGTCATGCAGATTTCCGACCACGTGGTCGTGCTCGAATACGGCCGCAAAATTTCCGACGGCAATCCCGATTTCGTGAAAAGCGACCCTCGCGTCATTGCCGCCTATCTCGGCGTCGAGGACGAGGAAGTCGAGGAGGTGCTGATCGAGGTCGGCGACGAGCAGGTCATCGAGCAGTTCGACGCCGAGCCGGACAGGGAACACGGCCCGGCGGATTCGTCTTCGATGATGGCCGGCGCGGTATCAGACACGATCGGCCACAGCGACGATCAAGGCGAACGCATCACCGTCTCCAAACGCGCGTCCAAGGCGCAGCAGGTGGACGATCGCGAAGCGCGCGCCAAGGCAAAAGCCGCGGCCGCAAAGCCAGCAGCCGCCAAGGCGAAACCGTCGGCTCCTAAAACCAGGACCGTCGCCAACACGCTCCCCGCGCCGCGCGGCGGCGTCGCCGACAGGCTGGTGCTGATCAAGGGCATCGGCCCCGTGAACGAAAAGAAGCTCAACGAACACGGCATCTTCCATTTCGACCAGATCGCGGCATGGAAGAAGGCCGACATAGAAGCTGTCGAAGCCTATCTGGCCTTTGACGGACGCATAGCACGCGAGGATTGGGTCGGCCAGGCCAGGAAGCTTGCCCGGACCGCCGCCAAACCCGCAGCCGCCAAGCCTGCAACCGGAAAGCGCGGAGAAAGTCGCTAATGGCTACGAAAGCGTTGCTGCAGGTCGAGGGCGTGCAGACCTACTATGGCAATATCCGCGCGCTGAACGGTGTCAACGTGTCGGTCACCGAGGGCGAGATCGTCGCCTTGATCGGCGCCAACGGCGCCGGCAAGTCGACGCTGATGATGACGATTTTCGGCAGCCCGCGGGCGCGGTCCGGCAGGATCACCTTCTCCGGGACTGACATCACGGAGATGCCGACCCACGAGATAGCACGCATGCGTATTGCGCAATCGCCGGAAGGGCGGCGCATCTTTCCGCGCATGACCGTCATGGAAAACCTCCAGATGGGTGCGAGCCTCGACAATCTGAAGTTTTTCAACGAGGACGCGGAGAAGGTGTTCACGCTGTTTCCGCGCCTCAAGGAGCGCATCGCCCAGCGCGGCGGCACGCTTTCGGGCGGCGAGCAGCAGATGCTGTCGATCGGCCGCGCCCTGATGGCCAGGCCCAAGCTACTGCTGCTCGATGAGCCATCGCTCGGGCTGGCGCCGCTGATCGTGAAGCAGATTTTCGACGCGATCCGTGAACTCAACAAGACCGAGGGATTGACCGTGTTCCTGGTCGAGCAGAACGCGTTCGGTGCCTTGAAGCTCGCCAATCGCGGCTACGTCATGGTCAACGGCAACGTTACGCTCAGCGGTTCCGGCGCGGAGCTTCTCGCAAATCCGGACGTGCGGGCAGCCTATCTCGAGGGCGGGCGGCACTAGACGATGTTGCGGGGGCGGAAAGCGCCTTCCGCAGCTAACTGAAAACAGAAAGATGGACAGCGCCCAAGGCTGTCTGGAGGTTGGCGAAAATGCAGGGAATTCTCTACGAGGAACCTTCGGTCTGGCAGTTCTTCTTCGTCACCTGTCTGCTCGGCGGCTGGGCGGCCTGGATGACCGGCAGGGCCTGCGCCCAGACCTGGCGGCCGATGCCCGCTCTCGTCATGTATCTCCTGCTGCTCGGCATCGCTGTGCGCTTTATTCATCATGCCCTCTTCGACGGCACGATGTTCAGCCTGCACTACTACATCGTCGACGCAATCGTTCTGCTGATTATCGGTATTCTTGGCTACCAATACACGCGCACCAACCAGATGGTGACGCAGTATCACTGGCTATACGAGCGGGCATCGCTGCTGAGTTGGAAGCCGAAAGGTTAAGCTTAATCATGAACAAGACGTAACTCTCTGCCGAGGTGAATCGGCGTGACAAGCGCCTGAAAATCGGCAAAGTAGCGCTTTCTGCGATATGGGTGGGCATCGCATGAAAGCTTCATCCAGCCCGCTCAGCTAATGGGAGTGTTTCAATGAAAAAGTCACTTTTGTCCGCTGTTGCACTGACCGCCCTCGTGGCGTTCAGCGGCAGCGCGTGGGCGGACATCATCATCGGCGTCGCCGGCCCGATCACTGGCCCGAATGCCGCTTTCGGCGCTCAGCTCCAGAAGGGCGCCGAGCAGGCGGCCGCCGACATCAATGCCGCGGGAGGCATTAACGGCGAGCAGATCAAGGTCGTCGTCGGCGACGACGTCTCCGATCCGAAGCAGGGTATTTCGGTTGCCAACAAGTTCGTTGCCGATGGCGTCAAGTTTGTTGTCGGTCACTTCAACTCCGGCGTCTCGATCCCCGCGTCGGAAGTCTATGCCGAAAACGGCATCATGCAGATCACGCCTGCCTCGACCAACCCGCAATTCACCGAACGCGGCCTGTGGAACACCTTCCGCACCTGCGGTCGCGACGATCAGCAGGGCAAGGTTGCCGGCGACTATCTCGCCGCCAACTTCAAGGACGCCAAGGTCGCCATCATCCACGACAAGACTCCTTACGGCCAGGGCCTTGCGGACGAGACCAAGAAGGCAGCCAACGCCGCCGGCGTCACTGAAGCCATGTATGAAGGCGTCAATGTCGGCGACAAGGACTTCTCGGCGCTGATAGCCAAGATGAAGGAAGCCGGTGTCACCGTCGTTTACTGGGGCGGCCTGCACACCGAAGCCGGCCTGATCATGCGCCAGCTGGCCGACCAGGGGCTGGACGCTACCTTTATGTCGGGCGACGGCATCGTGTCGAACGAGCTCGCTTCCATCGCAGGCGACGCGGTCGACGGCACGCTGATGACGTTCGCGCCCGATCCGCGCAAGAACCCGAACGCGAAGGAACTCGTCGAGAAGTTCCGCGCTGCCGGTTTCGAACCGGAAGCCTACACGCTCTACTCCTACGCCGCCGTGCAGATCATCGCCGATGCCGCCAAGGCAGCCGGCGAGAACGATCCCATGAAGGTCGCAGAAGCAGCCAAGGCCAATGGCCCGTTCACGACCGCTATCGGCGAGATCGGCTTCGACGAGAAGGGCGACATCACCCGTCCGGACTACGTGATGTACGAATGGAAGAAGGGTGACGACGGCAAGTACAACTACTTCGAAATGTAAGCCGACAAGGCACATCCTGTAAGAGATGCCCGGCGCTTGCGCCGGGCATTTTTTGTTGCGTGCGGCACGGCGTGACGGAAACAAAAGTTTGCACTGCACCATTTTGGCGATAAGCAGGAGACGTAGCTTCCTTCCGGAGTGCGCCCGTGCCCATAGCCAAGATCCTCGTCGCCAACCGTTCCGAAATCGCCATCCGGGTTTTCCGGGCCGCCAATGAGCTCGGCCTGAAAACCGTGGCTATCTGGGCGGAAGAGGACAAATATTCGCTGCACCGTTTCAAGGCAGACGAATCCTACCAGGTCGGGCGAGGACCGCACCTCGCAAAGGACATGGGGCCGATCGAAAGCTATCTTTCGATTGAGGAGGTCATCCGGGTCGCGAAACTCTCCGGGGCGGACGCGATCCATCCCGGCTACGGCCTGCTCTCCGAAAGCCCGGAGTTCGCGGAAGCTTGCGCCGAGAACGGGCTGGTATTTATCGGCCCGAAGCCAGAGACCATGCGGCGGCTGGGCAACAAGGTGGCGGCGCGCAATCTCGCCATCGAAGTCGACGTGCCTGTGGTGCCGGCGACGGAGCCACTGCCCGACAACATTGCGGAGGTGAAGAAGCTCGCCGAAAAGATCGGCTACCCGGTGATGCTGAAGGCATCGTGGGGTGGCGGCGGGCGCGGCATGCGCGCCATCCGCTCGGAAGCCGACCTTGCCCGCGAAGTGACGGAAGGCAAACGCGAGGCCAGGGCCGCCTTTGGCAAGGACGAGGTCTATCTCGAAAAACTGATCGAGCGCGCCCGCCATGTCGAGGTGCAGATCCTCGGCGATACGCACGGCAACGCCGTACACCTGTTCGAGCGCGACTGCTCGATCCAGCGCCGCAACCAGAAGGTCGTCGAGCGCGCGCCGGCTCCCTATCTCGACGCAGCGCAGCGCGAGGAGCTGTGCGGCTACGCGCTGAAGATCGCGCGCGAGACCGACTATATCGGCGCCGGAACGGTCGAGTTCCTGATGGACGCCGACACCGGCAAATTCTACTTCATCGAGGTCAACCCGCGCATCCAGGTCGAACACACCGTCACCGAACAGGTGACCGGCATCGACATCGTCAAGGCGCAGATCCACATTCTCGACGGCTTCGCAATCGGCACGCCGGAATCGGGCGTGCCGGCGCAGGACGAGATCAGGCTGAACGGTCACGCCCTGCAGTGCCGCATCACCACGGAAGATCCCGAGCAGAACTTCATCCCGGATTACGGCCGCATCACCGCCTATCGCGGCGCCACCGGCTTTGGTATCCGGCTGGATGGCGGCACCGCCTATTCCGGCGCGGTCATTACCCGCTTCTACGATCCGCTGCTGGAAAAGGTGACGGCCTGGGCGCCGACGCCGCAGGAAGCGATCGCGCGAATGCACCGCGCCCTGCGTGAGTTCCGCATCCGCGGGGTAGCGACCAACCTCACCTTCCTCGAGGCGATCATCGCGCATCCGAGTTTTCACGACAATTCCTACACGACCAAGTTCATCGACACGACACCGGAACTGTTCGCGCAGGTTAAGCGGCAGGATCGGGCGACGAAGCTGCTCAACTATCTGGCCGATGTAACGGTCAACGGCCATCCCGAAACGCGCGGCCGGCCGCTGCCCAAGGCGGACGCCGCTGCCCCCGTCGTTCCCTATCTCAACGGCACGATTCCGAGCGGAACCAAGCAGCGCTTCGATATGCTCGGACCGGAAAAATTCGCGGAGTGGATGAGGGAGCAAAGCCGCGTCCTGGTCACCGATACGACCATGCGCGACGGCCACCAATCGCTGCTCGCCACCCGCATGCGCACCTATGACATTGCCCGCATCGCCGGAACCTACGCGCGGGCGCTGCCGCAATTGTTCTCGCTCGAATGCTGGGGCGGCGCGACGTTCGACGTTGCCATGCGCTTCCTGACCGAGGACCCGTGGGAACGGCTTTCACTCGTGCGCGAGGCTGCCCCCAACCTTCTGCTTCAGATGCTGCTGCGCGGCGCCAACGGCGTCGGCTACACCAACTATCCCGACAATGTGGTGCAGCACTTCGTCAGCCAGGCGGCCAGGGGCGGCATCGATCTGTTCCGGGTGTTCGATTGTCTGAACTGGGTCGAAAACATGCGCGTCGCCATGGATGCGGTACGCGCGGAAGGCAAGCTTTGCGAGGCGGCGATCTGCTACACCGGCGACATACTCGACCCGGCCCGCGCCAAATACGACCTGAAATACTATGTCGGCCTGGCCAAGGAGCTTGAGGCCGCCGGCGCCAATATCATCGCAGTCAAGGACATGGCCGGGCTGTTGAAGCCTGCTGCGGCCAAGGCGCTGTTCAAGGCGCTGCGCGACGCAACCCCGCTGCCGCTGCATTTCCACACGCATGACACGTCGGGCCTGTCGGCGGCGACGGTGCTTGCCGCAGTCGAGGCGGGCGTCGATGCCGTCGACGCGGCGATGGATGCTCTCTCGGGCAACACTTCACAGCCCTGCCTGGGCTCGATCGTCGAGGCGCTGAAAGGCGACGAGCGCGATCCCGGGCTCGATCCCGAATGGATCCGGCGCATCTCCTTCTACTGGGAAGCGGTGCGCAACCAGTATGCGGCCTTCGAGAGCGATCTGAAGGGACCGGCTTCGGAAGTCTACCTGCACGAAATGCCCGGCGGCCAGTTCACCAATCTGAAGGAACAGGCGCGTTCGCTTGGGCTGGAGACCCGCTGGCACGAGGTGGCGCAGGCCTATCACGACGTCAACCTGATGTTCGGCGACATCGTCAAGGTCACGCCCTCCTCGAAGGTCGTGGGCGATATGGCGCTGATGATGGTCAGCCAGGACCTGACGGTGGCCGATGTCGAGAACCCGGCCAGGGACATTGCTTTCCCGGATTCGGTCGTCTCCATGCTGCGCGGCGATCTCGGCCAGTCGCCCGGAGGCTGGCCCGCCGCCCTGCAGAAGAAGGCGCTGAAAGGTGAGAAGCCGATCACCGTGCGGCCGGGCTCGCTGCTCAAAGCCGCCGATTTGAAGGCAAGCCGCAAGGAGATCGAGGACAGGCTGGAGCGTCAGCTCAGCGAATACGAGTTCGCCTCGTGGCTGATGTACCCGAAAGTGTTTTCCGACTTCTGCGGCGCACAGGAGACTTACGGCCCCGTCAGCGTGTTGCCGACGCCGGTTTATTTCTACGGGATGAAGCCGCAGGACGAGATCTTCGTCGACATCGAGAAGGGCAAGACGCTGGTGATCCGCTGCTTCGCCATCGGCGAGGTCGACGACAAGGGCATGGTCACCGTTTTCTTCGAACTCAACGGCCAGCCGCGGCGCATAAAGGTGCCGGACCGCGCCCATGGCGCATCGGCGACCAGGGCACGGCGCAAGGCCGAGCCAGGCAATGACGCTCATGTCGGCGCGCCGATGCCGGGTGTGGTTTCGGCCCTTGCAGTGGCGACGGGACAGGCAGTGAAGGCCGGAGACGTGCTCCTGTCTATTGAGGCCATGAAGATGGAAACCGCGCTCCACGCCGAACGCGACGGCACGATCGCCGAAGTCCTGGTCAAGGCAGGCGACCAGATCGACGCCAAGGATCTGCTGGTGCTGTTCGGGTAGGGGTCGGCGCCCTCTTTCCCCTGGCCCAACATTTGACCACACCTTCGGGTTGACTCAGCCCTAAACCGATTTAGCTTCCGCCGCGCCCTCCAACGCCCGGAACTCGCCATGGACGCCACCAACCTGATCGCGACCGCTATCCGAGCCCGCTGGGCGGTCGGCGCGGTATTCTTCGTCAATGGCTTCCTCACCGGAAGCTGGGCGCCGCAGATTCCGGTGTTCCTCACCCGCCTCGGCATCAGCGAATTCACGCTTGGCCTGCTCATCCTTCTGTTCGGTGCGGGCGCGATCACGGCGATGACCTGGTGCGGCCACCTGATTTCGCGTTATGGCTCACGGCCGGTGGTGCGATGGTTCGGCGCGATCGGCGCCTTCGGCCTGCTCGTAGTGGCGGCCGCG is a window encoding:
- a CDS encoding branched-chain amino acid ABC transporter substrate-binding protein → MKKSLLSAVALTALVAFSGSAWADIIIGVAGPITGPNAAFGAQLQKGAEQAAADINAAGGINGEQIKVVVGDDVSDPKQGISVANKFVADGVKFVVGHFNSGVSIPASEVYAENGIMQITPASTNPQFTERGLWNTFRTCGRDDQQGKVAGDYLAANFKDAKVAIIHDKTPYGQGLADETKKAANAAGVTEAMYEGVNVGDKDFSALIAKMKEAGVTVVYWGGLHTEAGLIMRQLADQGLDATFMSGDGIVSNELASIAGDAVDGTLMTFAPDPRKNPNAKELVEKFRAAGFEPEAYTLYSYAAVQIIADAAKAAGENDPMKVAEAAKANGPFTTAIGEIGFDEKGDITRPDYVMYEWKKGDDGKYNYFEM
- the pyc gene encoding pyruvate carboxylase, whose product is MPIAKILVANRSEIAIRVFRAANELGLKTVAIWAEEDKYSLHRFKADESYQVGRGPHLAKDMGPIESYLSIEEVIRVAKLSGADAIHPGYGLLSESPEFAEACAENGLVFIGPKPETMRRLGNKVAARNLAIEVDVPVVPATEPLPDNIAEVKKLAEKIGYPVMLKASWGGGGRGMRAIRSEADLAREVTEGKREARAAFGKDEVYLEKLIERARHVEVQILGDTHGNAVHLFERDCSIQRRNQKVVERAPAPYLDAAQREELCGYALKIARETDYIGAGTVEFLMDADTGKFYFIEVNPRIQVEHTVTEQVTGIDIVKAQIHILDGFAIGTPESGVPAQDEIRLNGHALQCRITTEDPEQNFIPDYGRITAYRGATGFGIRLDGGTAYSGAVITRFYDPLLEKVTAWAPTPQEAIARMHRALREFRIRGVATNLTFLEAIIAHPSFHDNSYTTKFIDTTPELFAQVKRQDRATKLLNYLADVTVNGHPETRGRPLPKADAAAPVVPYLNGTIPSGTKQRFDMLGPEKFAEWMREQSRVLVTDTTMRDGHQSLLATRMRTYDIARIAGTYARALPQLFSLECWGGATFDVAMRFLTEDPWERLSLVREAAPNLLLQMLLRGANGVGYTNYPDNVVQHFVSQAARGGIDLFRVFDCLNWVENMRVAMDAVRAEGKLCEAAICYTGDILDPARAKYDLKYYVGLAKELEAAGANIIAVKDMAGLLKPAAAKALFKALRDATPLPLHFHTHDTSGLSAATVLAAVEAGVDAVDAAMDALSGNTSQPCLGSIVEALKGDERDPGLDPEWIRRISFYWEAVRNQYAAFESDLKGPASEVYLHEMPGGQFTNLKEQARSLGLETRWHEVAQAYHDVNLMFGDIVKVTPSSKVVGDMALMMVSQDLTVADVENPARDIAFPDSVVSMLRGDLGQSPGGWPAALQKKALKGEKPITVRPGSLLKAADLKASRKEIEDRLERQLSEYEFASWLMYPKVFSDFCGAQETYGPVSVLPTPVYFYGMKPQDEIFVDIEKGKTLVIRCFAIGEVDDKGMVTVFFELNGQPRRIKVPDRAHGASATRARRKAEPGNDAHVGAPMPGVVSALAVATGQAVKAGDVLLSIEAMKMETALHAERDGTIAEVLVKAGDQIDAKDLLVLFG
- a CDS encoding ATP-binding cassette domain-containing protein, translating into MNTSILAVEHLSMKFGGLVAIGDLSFEARRGDITALIGPNGAGKTTVFNCITGFYKPTEGMIRLAGRSGQQFLLERMPGHEITAKAKVARTFQNIRLFSGMTLLENLLVAQHNKLMLASGYTVLGLLGFSGYRRASAESIEVAKFWLEKANLIDRADDPAGDLPYGAQRRLEIARAMCTGPELLCLDEPAAGLNPRESHALNALLMDIKDTTGTSILLIEHDMSVVMQISDHVVVLEYGRKISDGNPDFVKSDPRVIAAYLGVEDEEVEEVLIEVGDEQVIEQFDAEPDREHGPADSSSMMAGAVSDTIGHSDDQGERITVSKRASKAQQVDDREARAKAKAAAAKPAAAKAKPSAPKTRTVANTLPAPRGGVADRLVLIKGIGPVNEKKLNEHGIFHFDQIAAWKKADIEAVEAYLAFDGRIAREDWVGQARKLARTAAKPAAAKPATGKRGESR
- a CDS encoding DUF6867 family protein; this encodes MQGILYEEPSVWQFFFVTCLLGGWAAWMTGRACAQTWRPMPALVMYLLLLGIAVRFIHHALFDGTMFSLHYYIVDAIVLLIIGILGYQYTRTNQMVTQYHWLYERASLLSWKPKG
- the livM gene encoding high-affinity branched-chain amino acid ABC transporter permease LivM; this encodes MVQAVSTNRVEAGSPFPRAIREALYAGAISFGLFVLLVGLKTDQNIRNELIIVQRWGLLAIVVALTMIGRFLYVAFVSPAIEERRRTKGKAVPVIAAEPSYLRRNLINLSIVGLFLYPVVIVLFFGFQGSLKWVDNFGIQILIYVMLAWGLNIVVGLAGLLDLGYVAFYAVGAYSYALLGTEFGWSFWILLPAAGAMAAFWGVILGFPVLRLRGDYLAIVTLAFGEIIRLVLINWREVTNGSAGISGIPKVSFFGLISFNVSDDNYIAKVFDIAQSGAYYKIFLYYLILLLALLTAFVTIRLRRMPVGRAWEALREDEIACRSLGINTTNTKLTAFAIGAMFGGFAGSFFAARQGFVSPESFIFLESAIILAIVVLGGMGSLPGIAVAALVMIGGTEILREMQFLKMIFGPDFTPELYRMLLFGMAMVIVMIWKPRGFVGSREPTAFLHKSKAVAGSFTKEGHG
- a CDS encoding branched-chain amino acid ABC transporter permease LivH (LivHMGF is the membrane component of the LIV-I/LS branched-chain amino acid transporter), whose amino-acid sequence is MEYFVQQLVNGLTLGSIYGLIAIGYTMVYGIIGMINFAHGDIFMIGSFVALIVFLVLTAVFYSLPVVLFLLVMMIVAMLTTSLYNWTIEKVAYRPLRGSFRLAPLITAIGMSIVLSNFVQVTQGPRNKPIPPMISKVYNIFGISVSQKQIVIVVVTIALLAIFWYLVNKTALGRAQRACEQDRKMAALLGIDVDRTISITFIMGASLAAVAGTLYLMYYGVVVFSDGFVPGVKAFTAAVLGGIGSIPGAVLGGLMIGFIESMWSAYFSIDYKDVAAFSILAIVLIFLPSGILGRPEVEKV
- a CDS encoding ABC transporter ATP-binding protein, with the translated sequence MATKALLQVEGVQTYYGNIRALNGVNVSVTEGEIVALIGANGAGKSTLMMTIFGSPRARSGRITFSGTDITEMPTHEIARMRIAQSPEGRRIFPRMTVMENLQMGASLDNLKFFNEDAEKVFTLFPRLKERIAQRGGTLSGGEQQMLSIGRALMARPKLLLLDEPSLGLAPLIVKQIFDAIRELNKTEGLTVFLVEQNAFGALKLANRGYVMVNGNVTLSGSGAELLANPDVRAAYLEGGRH